Part of the Candidatus Moraniibacteriota bacterium genome is shown below.
GTCTCAGTGTAAACAATAATTCAGAAGCTGATTTCAAGATAGCGGGAGTCGAATTAAAAACAAATCCACTTAAGAGCCATCCTACAAAGGTGTATATCTCAAAGGAGCGTCTTGTTTTCTCCCTGATTAATTACGATGAAATTGTTCAGGAGACGTGGGAAACAAGCTCTTTCCTTAAGAAGAATAGAGTTCTTCTTATACTATTCTATTTATGGATGAAGGAGCAGAGTCTTCTTGATTATAAATTCAAATTTGTTTACTTGATGAATTTACTTGAAGATATATCGGATGTTGATATCTTTCAGATACGTAAAGATTGGGAGTATATAGTTGCGAAGATAAGACGGGGAGAGGCGCATCTTCTATCTGAAGGTGATACGTATTATCTCGGAGCGTGTACGAAAGCTGCGAATAGCCAGATTGTCCGCGAACAGCCGAACAATCGAATTCCAGCTAAACCTCGAGCATTCTCTCTCAAGCAACAGTATTTAAACTATATTATCCAGAAGGAGCTTCTCGGAAAGGATATTGAGACGGATTCTATTTTTAAGAAGACGCGGCGAATTGAAAGTGTTGATGATGCTTTTAAGGAAAAATTGAGACCTTACATCGGAAAGACTGACAAGGAGATTATTCAGGAGATTGGTTGGAAGGGAGCGACGAAAGCGAAAAATTATAGAAGGATACTCGTAAATAAGATGCTCGGGGTATCTTCAAATAGGATTGAAGAGCTTGAGAAAGCGAATGTCACGCTTAGAGTGGTAACTCTTGAACACACGGGTTCTCTCAGGGAATCCATATCATTTCCAGCCTTTGATTATAATGAACTTGTCATACAGGAATGGGAGAATGAAGAGGATGGAACTATGACGGACTTTCATTTGGCACTTGAAACAAGGAGATTTCTTTTCATAGTCTTCCAGAAGATTGTGGGAAGTAGTGAAATCGTTCTTAAAAAAATTAAGTTTTGGAATTTCCCAATGAAAGATATGACTGAAGCAAAGCGTGTGTGGGAGAAAGCTGTTGAATGTGTGAGGGAAGGGCACTATGGAGATTTACCAAAAATGAGCGAGAGTGCCATTGCGCACGTAAGACCACATGGGAAGGATTTGACGGATACTCTTGAAACGCCACAAGGAACGCGTGAAGTAAAGCGATGTTTTTGGTTGAATGCAAATTATATACGAAGAGTGGTAGAGGATGACTAATCTAAGCCGTAGTTGATCAATTTTCAGTACTCTGCTACCATTGTTGTTGTGGCGTTTAACTACCTTTCTTGGTATGAAGAAGATACGAATTGTTGAATTGTTTGCTGGAGTTGGAGGATTTCGTCTTGGTCTTGATGCTGCAAGTAGAAAAGATTGCAAATATGAGGTTGTCTGGAGTAGCCAGTGGGAACCTGACGCTAAGATGCAGCACGCTTCCGGTATTTATGTTCACAAGTTTGGATCTAAAGGTCACTCATGTGAAGATATACGACAAGTAGTCGAGAAAAAATTTGAAGAAATAGTAGACCATGATTTGCTTGTTGGAGGTTTCCCGTGTCAGGATTATTCCGTTGCAAGGACATTGAGTCGAGCTGAAGGCTTGAAAGGAAAGAAGGGAGTTCTTTGGTGGTCGATATTTGATATTCTGAAGAAGAAGGGGAAAAAAGCTCCTCGATTTCTTATGTTGGAGAATGTTGATCGGTTGTTGAAATCGCCAGCATCACAGCGTGGACGCGATTTCGCAGTCATGCTTTCTTCTCTTGCTGACCTTGGTTATGCAGTTGAATGGCGGATTATAAATGCGGCAGAATATGGATTTCCGCAGAGGAGAAGACGCGTTTTTATTCTTGGGTATAAAAAGGGTACAAACCTGTATACAACAGTGAATTCTGAGAAAATGAAGTCAGATTGGTTGCAAAGTAATGGCGTTATAGCAAAGGCATTTCCTGTTGAGAAATCTACTAATAGTGCCCGTGAATTTCTTATTGAAGGAGATTTTGCTGAGGTGACAAAGAATTTTTCAGTCGGAGGTCCAGCGAAAAGTCCGTTTGAGAATTCCGGGCTGATGATTAATCGAAAAGTCTATACATTGAAGACGATTCCAAAGCAGTCGAAGCATAAGATTATTCTTGGAGATATAATTGAGACTGACG
Proteins encoded:
- the dcm gene encoding DNA (cytosine-5-)-methyltransferase, which encodes MKKIRIVELFAGVGGFRLGLDAASRKDCKYEVVWSSQWEPDAKMQHASGIYVHKFGSKGHSCEDIRQVVEKKFEEIVDHDLLVGGFPCQDYSVARTLSRAEGLKGKKGVLWWSIFDILKKKGKKAPRFLMLENVDRLLKSPASQRGRDFAVMLSSLADLGYAVEWRIINAAEYGFPQRRRRVFILGYKKGTNLYTTVNSEKMKSDWLQSNGVIAKAFPVEKSTNSAREFLIEGDFAEVTKNFSVGGPAKSPFENSGLMINRKVYTLKTIPKQSKHKIILGDIIETDEKKIPDVFFVDDNEIKEWEYLKAGKKERRETKTGHVYHYSEGSMIFPDSLEKPSRTIVTGEGGRSASRFKHVIRTNSGRLRRLMPIELERLNMFPDNHTRFMGEGLEVSDVKRAFIMGNALVVGVIRELGKSLRKAIEKE